Proteins co-encoded in one Rhopalosiphum maidis isolate BTI-1 chromosome 2, ASM367621v3, whole genome shotgun sequence genomic window:
- the LOC113553938 gene encoding transmembrane protein 179-like encodes MALTNKLLLSQVAGYTIAAILSLCIIIPMSLHQDEFKGHCLLFSSGQWLEKNGQFLVNWASQAYCNYSIFVGVLLLVISSIQTYRMSIFAYKGTDSSFLLTFIDAITCVLMCIFTINAALMITFGFMTWCNDMIERFPSCEMAAGNPIDIQDGIDTSGFYFQLGVAQFGIWASWSCWVGLTVCTMCKLCYYHQMSNMKASMLRERQKLIDEGMAAPTRVTPYTTQTDTSDESNNSKIESQPSKSIDVKNIQ; translated from the exons ATGGCACTcacaaataagttattattaagtcAAGTAGCTGGCTATACAATAGCAGCAATTCTTTCACTATGCATCATTATACCAATGAGTCTTCATCAAGatgaatttaa AGGACATTGTCTTTTGTTTTCTTCTGGTCAATGGCTTGAGAAGAATGGTCAGTTTTTAGTAAATTGGGCTTCTCAAGCTTATTGCAACTATTCAATTTTTGTCGGAGTTTTGCTATTAGTGATATCATCAATACAGACGTATAGGATGTCAATTTTTGCTTATAAGGGAACTGACAG ttcatttttattgacatttattgATGCCATTACATGTGTacttatgtgtatttttacaaTCAATGCTGCTCTGATGATAACATTTGGATTTATGACATGGTGTAATGACATGATTGAAAGATTTCCAtc gtgTGAAATGGCTGCTGGAAATCCTATTGATATTCAAGATGGAATTGATACATCTGGTTTTTACTTCCAACTTGGGGTAGCTCAG tttGGTATATGGGCATCATGGTCCTGCTGGGTTGGCTTGACAGTTTGCACCATGTGTAAACtttgttattatcatcaaatgAGTAATATGAAAGCTTCAATGTTACGAGAAAGACAGAAACTTATTGATGAAGGTATGGCTGCACCCACACGAGTGACTCCATATACTACTCAAACAGATACTTCAGATGAAagtaataattctaaaattgaaTCACAACCATCAAAATCTattgatgttaaaaatattcagtag